One Helicobacter ganmani genomic region harbors:
- a CDS encoding murein hydrolase activator EnvC family protein, whose translation MRVCLLFLISFSLCFGANEKEITKKISQNQNTLEYKKRQEKQINAKLQELGNAINLQKEENKMLQKTIKENEQNIAKNQKEYDSKTALIKKLSNNQDSLFQTRKQIEFEMMDLILKDVSFAILLNDFQPESIQDLITEEAFKSLSEATKKHLSTLSNKQSEVIANLHSLQTEITQLKNFLEVENKKRTHLKALQSEQETLIANYQKEITKYNKELQKIVQERDEVQGILVNLNILKSQEEEKRKKREELAKTKPTESQAMESQISSKTASNNLPKKTQTSNISKAKDDFDVRQVASSYHNIGTTKYKGAKTIAPLENFTIEKHFGPYFDPVYKMKVFNESVTLAPKGDDKVKSVLDGKVVFAKDTPILKRVVIIEHKGNMHTIYAQLDKIAPTIKPGSTVKKGYTIGRVDNALKFEVTLKDKHIDPLELISSKNL comes from the coding sequence ATGCGTGTTTGTCTGCTTTTTCTTATTTCTTTCTCTCTCTGCTTTGGTGCAAATGAAAAGGAGATTACCAAAAAAATCAGCCAAAATCAAAATACTTTAGAATACAAAAAGCGGCAAGAAAAGCAAATTAACGCTAAACTCCAAGAGTTAGGCAATGCAATCAATCTTCAAAAAGAAGAAAATAAAATGCTTCAAAAAACAATCAAAGAAAATGAACAAAATATCGCCAAAAATCAAAAGGAATATGATAGTAAAACTGCTTTAATCAAAAAACTTAGCAATAATCAGGATTCTTTATTTCAAACGCGAAAACAAATTGAATTTGAAATGATGGATTTAATTCTCAAAGATGTTTCCTTTGCGATTCTACTAAACGACTTCCAACCAGAATCTATTCAAGACTTAATAACAGAAGAGGCATTTAAATCCCTAAGTGAAGCTACAAAAAAACATTTAAGCACACTTAGCAACAAACAAAGTGAAGTGATTGCTAACCTCCATTCCCTACAAACTGAAATCACACAATTAAAAAATTTTCTCGAAGTAGAAAACAAAAAAAGGACTCATTTAAAGGCACTACAAAGCGAACAAGAAACATTGATTGCAAACTATCAAAAAGAAATCACAAAATACAATAAAGAATTACAAAAAATCGTCCAAGAACGTGATGAAGTGCAAGGAATTCTTGTTAATCTCAATATTCTTAAAAGCCAAGAAGAAGAAAAACGCAAAAAACGTGAAGAACTAGCCAAGACTAAACCCACAGAATCGCAAGCTATGGAATCCCAAATATCTTCCAAAACAGCAAGCAATAATTTGCCCAAAAAAACACAAACTTCCAATATTTCAAAAGCTAAAGACGATTTTGATGTGCGCCAAGTTGCTAGCTCTTACCATAATATCGGAACAACCAAGTATAAAGGTGCTAAGACGATTGCTCCTTTAGAAAATTTTACGATTGAAAAACATTTTGGACCTTATTTTGACCCTGTGTATAAGATGAAAGTTTTTAATGAATCTGTAACTTTAGCTCCAAAAGGAGACGATAAAGTTAAAAGCGTTTTAGATGGAAAGGTTGTATTTGCTAAGGATACCCCGATTCTTAAACGTGTTGTTATCATTGAGCACAAAGGCAATATGCACACAATCTATGCGCAATTAGATAAAATTGCACCTACAATCAAACCCGGTAGCACGGTCAAAAAGGGCTATACTATCGGACGCGTAGATAATGCTTTGAAATTTGAAGTAACTCTTAAAGACAAACATATTGACCCACTAGAGCTCATTTCTTCTAAAAACCTTTAA
- a CDS encoding FtsX-like permease family protein, with amino-acid sequence MNSLKNHLSLIIPLVALLFALESILLISRTLNDYENKLGKNYAIILASTKELNLELLRNKISEAQDLTLIDSKVVLDRLSKNISQANIVLLKKSLPRFYSLTLNIYPSSSRLEIIHKTLSTLEGVSRIETFTKSHSQIYQLLLIINGSTIIFSGFIALISLLLMFKQIEIWKFQHLERMEIMTLLGAPLWMRSQVLFRLACLDTILATLIVASGLVYISQNPTLLIFLQELGLNPEIFSPILDSIVLLLTGLAVSLISVWIVSLQHRD; translated from the coding sequence ATGAACTCTCTTAAAAATCATTTAAGCCTTATTATTCCACTGGTTGCTTTACTTTTTGCACTAGAAAGCATTTTGCTTATTTCTCGCACCCTAAACGATTATGAAAATAAGTTGGGTAAAAACTACGCAATTATTCTCGCAAGCACTAAAGAATTAAATTTAGAACTTTTGCGCAACAAAATCAGTGAAGCGCAAGACTTAACCCTGATTGATTCTAAAGTCGTCTTAGACAGATTGAGCAAAAATATCAGCCAAGCCAATATTGTCCTGCTTAAAAAATCCCTTCCAAGATTCTATTCTTTAACCCTTAATATCTATCCTAGCAGTTCGCGTTTGGAAATTATCCACAAAACCTTAAGCACATTAGAGGGCGTTTCTCGGATTGAAACTTTTACTAAAAGTCATAGTCAAATCTATCAACTTCTTTTGATTATCAATGGAAGCACAATAATTTTTTCAGGCTTTATCGCGTTAATTAGCTTGCTTTTGATGTTTAAACAAATTGAAATTTGGAAATTTCAGCATTTAGAAAGAATGGAGATTATGACTTTGCTTGGAGCACCGCTTTGGATGCGCTCTCAAGTCTTATTCCGACTTGCTTGTTTAGACACTATCCTTGCAACTCTTATCGTCGCTAGCGGTTTGGTTTATATCTCGCAGAATCCTACTTTGCTAATTTTCCTGCAAGAATTAGGTTTAAATCCAGAGATTTTTTCACCCATTTTAGATTCTATTGTATTGCTTTTAACAGGGCTTGCTGTCTCGCTGATTTCAGTATGGATTGTAAGCTTACAACACAGGGATTAA
- a CDS encoding FlaG family protein — protein sequence MTISENGMNIASTQVNTYSTQGSVSNQNSPKLQESLTQAEQVQVEIDKSSEEQRIQEQKQKLNELAQQLNKELNPLNTNVTFGFNEDIEGLFVTVSEKDTNRIIRKIPSDEAMRLMAKMKEVVGIIFDKQA from the coding sequence ATGACTATTTCTGAAAATGGAATGAATATTGCTAGCACCCAAGTGAATACTTACTCTACGCAAGGAAGCGTAAGTAATCAAAATAGCCCAAAGCTGCAAGAGTCATTGACCCAAGCAGAACAAGTGCAAGTAGAGATTGATAAGTCAAGCGAAGAGCAAAGGATTCAAGAACAAAAGCAAAAACTCAATGAATTAGCTCAACAACTTAACAAAGAGCTTAATCCATTGAATACAAATGTTACCTTTGGGTTTAATGAAGATATTGAAGGGCTTTTTGTAACTGTGAGCGAAAAAGATACCAATCGCATTATTCGCAAGATTCCAAGTGATGAAGCAATGAGACTTATGGCAAAAATGAAAGAAGTAGTCGGGATTATTTTCGACAAACAAGCTTAA
- a CDS encoding DUF2156 domain-containing protein, whose amino-acid sequence MQWKPLDIEDKELLTSFFTSCNILVSDLTFTNLYLWHYARHISWIILNDCLIIKTQYPNQNPFIFYPIHKQNDLGRKKQTILQLQEICKAKGLRFSIHSLSQVDKEELESLLPNTFDFIYREDRSDYIYSAPELIELKGKKYHKKKTHLNRFTERYAFTYEALNIENLDELITTYQSWFGKISDTASDGLKNEYIGIIESLKQFSKLDFKVGILRVEDKIIAFSFGEPLNSDTVVIHIEKADIEYQGAYQAINREFLAHEWSAYSYVNREEDLGIEGLRKAKQSYHPLFLQAKFDATLKMDFKK is encoded by the coding sequence ATGCAATGGAAACCTCTTGACATTGAAGATAAAGAACTGCTTACTAGTTTCTTTACTTCTTGTAATATTCTTGTTTCGGATTTAACTTTTACAAATCTCTATCTTTGGCATTATGCGCGCCATATTAGTTGGATAATTCTTAATGATTGCTTAATCATTAAGACACAATACCCAAACCAAAATCCTTTTATTTTTTATCCTATTCATAAACAAAATGACTTAGGAAGAAAAAAACAAACGATTCTGCAATTACAGGAAATCTGCAAAGCAAAAGGTTTAAGATTCTCTATCCATTCTCTAAGTCAGGTAGATAAAGAGGAGTTGGAATCCCTACTCCCCAATACTTTTGACTTTATCTATCGTGAGGATAGAAGCGATTATATCTATTCTGCACCCGAACTTATTGAGTTAAAAGGCAAAAAATACCACAAGAAAAAAACACATTTAAATCGCTTCACTGAACGTTATGCCTTTACTTACGAAGCATTAAATATTGAAAACTTAGATGAACTCATTACTACTTATCAAAGTTGGTTTGGAAAAATCAGTGATACTGCAAGTGATGGCTTGAAAAACGAATATATAGGCATTATAGAATCTCTGAAGCAATTTTCTAAGCTAGATTTTAAAGTTGGAATCCTACGTGTAGAGGATAAAATTATCGCTTTTAGCTTCGGTGAGCCTCTTAATAGCGACACCGTAGTTATTCATATTGAAAAAGCCGACATTGAATATCAAGGGGCTTACCAAGCCATTAATCGTGAGTTTTTAGCACACGAATGGAGTGCATATTCTTATGTGAATCGCGAGGAAGATTTAGGCATTGAGGGCTTACGCAAAGCCAAACAATCCTATCATCCACTTTTTTTACAAGCCAAATTTGACGCCACTTTAAAAATGGATTTTAAAAAATAG
- a CDS encoding biopolymer transporter ExbD, translating into MKRFRRMDSINIVPFIDIMLVLLVIVLTSATFIAQGKIPIALPQAQGSDKITQSLKNVEIAIDAQGQYYLDKMPMSLESIQSEISKIPKETPILLRGDQKSYFEKFVALVGILNSSGHNNVDVQVEQSR; encoded by the coding sequence ATGAAAAGGTTTCGGAGAATGGATAGCATTAATATCGTTCCTTTTATTGATATTATGCTTGTATTGTTGGTGATTGTTTTAACAAGTGCGACTTTTATTGCACAGGGAAAGATTCCAATTGCGCTTCCGCAAGCGCAAGGTTCGGATAAAATCACACAATCTTTGAAAAATGTTGAAATTGCGATTGACGCACAAGGGCAATATTATTTGGATAAAATGCCGATGAGTTTAGAATCTATTCAAAGCGAAATTTCAAAGATTCCAAAAGAAACACCAATTTTGTTGCGTGGAGACCAAAAAAGCTATTTTGAAAAATTTGTCGCTTTGGTGGGGATTTTAAATTCTAGCGGACATAATAATGTAGATGTGCAGGTAGAACAAAGTCGTTAA
- a CDS encoding cell division ATP-binding protein FtsE has product MDAIIQAKNMNLGYKNEIIIKNASFSIYPKEFVFISGPSGSGKSTLMRSIYGDLALKSGSLEVCGIEMFKANKKNIEILRRHLGIIFQDYKLIKDFNVEKNVMLPMIIGGFTKESCQAQTDRLLAHIKLSHKGSKYPLELSGGEQQRVAMARALSHNPLLILADEPTGNLDDYSSEVIWSLLKGVNVQLGITVVVVTHRIPETLGVNYRHFHIEEGVIYELS; this is encoded by the coding sequence ATGGACGCGATTATTCAAGCAAAAAATATGAATTTAGGTTACAAAAATGAAATCATTATCAAAAATGCGAGTTTTAGTATTTATCCTAAAGAATTTGTTTTCATTAGCGGTCCAAGCGGGAGTGGTAAAAGCACCTTAATGCGCTCTATTTATGGGGATTTAGCACTGAAAAGTGGCTCTTTAGAAGTCTGCGGAATAGAAATGTTTAAGGCAAATAAAAAAAATATTGAAATCTTGCGCAGACATTTAGGCATTATCTTTCAAGATTATAAGTTAATCAAAGATTTCAATGTAGAAAAAAATGTTATGCTTCCTATGATTATTGGAGGATTTACCAAAGAATCTTGCCAAGCCCAGACAGATAGGCTTTTAGCTCATATTAAACTTTCTCATAAAGGTAGCAAATATCCCTTGGAACTAAGCGGGGGAGAACAACAACGTGTCGCTATGGCACGCGCACTCTCCCATAATCCTCTTTTGATTCTTGCTGATGAACCAACAGGAAACCTAGACGACTACTCCTCGGAAGTAATTTGGAGCTTACTTAAAGGTGTCAATGTGCAACTTGGAATCACAGTTGTTGTAGTAACGCACAGAATCCCGGAAACTCTAGGAGTCAATTATCGCCATTTTCATATTGAAGAAGGGGTCATCTATGAACTCTCTTAA
- the fliS gene encoding flagellar export chaperone FliS: MKSSLAYNSYQQNSVAVESPAKLVEMLYEGILRFASMAKRCIDSQDIEKKIYYINRTTDIFVELLNSLDYEKGGQVAHYLTGLYTHQIKLLTQANMENNKDKIDIVIKVVKGLLEAWKEVNHELA; the protein is encoded by the coding sequence ATGAAAAGTAGTTTAGCCTACAATTCTTATCAACAAAATTCTGTTGCTGTAGAATCACCAGCAAAGCTTGTTGAAATGCTCTATGAGGGTATTTTACGCTTTGCTTCTATGGCAAAACGTTGTATTGATTCTCAAGACATTGAGAAAAAGATTTATTATATTAATCGCACCACAGATATTTTCGTGGAACTTTTAAATTCGCTTGATTATGAAAAAGGCGGGCAAGTCGCTCACTATCTAACAGGGCTTTATACACATCAAATCAAGCTCTTAACCCAAGCGAATATGGAAAATAATAAAGATAAAATTGACATTGTGATTAAAGTAGTTAAAGGACTACTTGAGGCATGGAAAGAGGTAAATCATGAATTGGCTTAA
- a CDS encoding OmpA/MotB family protein: MANSYKGNEWISISDMMAGVMMIFLLIAVSYMVVISKTEKKLAIQNAELLELNKQMSDIAKTHKDLQTDLYQDLVSEFSKNLERWNAEIDMDNTVRFKEPEILFDQGQKEVKIRFKEILDDFFPRYIKILSQEKYKQDIEEIRIEGHTSTEWQNANTLESRYLGNAELSQARALEVLKYCFSNKQIDAQKQWLISVLRANGLSFAKPLETPELSRRVEFKALTKSNQKILKILNVNQELQNVETSEILEEN, encoded by the coding sequence ATGGCAAATTCTTATAAAGGTAATGAGTGGATTAGCATTTCAGATATGATGGCGGGGGTGATGATGATATTTTTGCTTATCGCCGTCTCTTATATGGTGGTGATTAGCAAGACAGAAAAAAAACTCGCGATACAGAATGCCGAACTTTTGGAATTAAACAAGCAGATGAGTGATATTGCAAAAACCCATAAAGATTTGCAAACAGACCTTTATCAGGATTTAGTTTCCGAATTTTCTAAGAATTTAGAACGTTGGAATGCAGAGATTGATATGGACAATACGGTTCGGTTTAAAGAGCCAGAAATCTTGTTTGATCAAGGGCAAAAAGAAGTTAAGATTCGTTTCAAAGAGATTTTAGACGATTTTTTCCCCCGTTATATCAAAATCTTAAGTCAAGAAAAATACAAACAAGACATTGAGGAGATTCGTATTGAAGGGCATACTTCCACAGAATGGCAAAATGCCAATACACTAGAATCGCGTTATTTGGGTAATGCTGAACTCTCGCAAGCAAGGGCATTGGAAGTGTTGAAATATTGTTTTAGCAATAAACAAATTGACGCGCAAAAGCAGTGGCTTATTAGCGTTTTGCGTGCCAATGGATTGTCTTTTGCAAAACCTTTAGAAACTCCAGAGCTTTCAAGACGCGTAGAGTTTAAAGCACTCACAAAAAGCAATCAAAAGATTCTTAAGATTTTAAATGTGAATCAAGAGTTGCAAAATGTGGAGACTTCAGAGATATTGGAGGAAAATTAA
- a CDS encoding ring-infected erythrocyte surface antigen domain-containing protein: MENLIINVIFTAFMFGLAFWDYLSYGKQKHRDFKSIIMSAGVLGTFVGIFVGLQDFDVSNVENSVPSLLAGLKTAFYTSILGMALAILLSILQKSKAVKTDFENMLDYFSLQAGKLDKLEKLESLDKLQEIVAQNQTQIESQNAYYRQQVNNFKVLEDNFVKTNAALKEAMHHLAQGASKELIAALEGVIKDFNQRITDQFGDNFKELNSAVAQMILWQNNYKDSIVGLDSSLKSTLKLFESTKESLESIAQRNAEVLEVYTALAHSIEASRIENEKLSHLLQGFEKMHEDASRALVSVENLSQNLQNTHTQTLEYTKESLEEVQRFFIKSTQTHQENTQNLLENSFKALEEDAQEQSKNLNTLQNAFNAFNQEYLEQNKEHLGEALEALKAKSQDFMESLVESDSALKHKNLEMITQIEGSVKEHLNSVKENFEEGLEALGNAQKESLLLVEEQSKRSDEVLLRHSKEMESALEKASHTLQELGEQTQKNLTKSSDTLEQHITNAVLNFDKLLGNTTKTLEENFKDSKETLTTLSKEIENSMLTTTKSLDSLLNDTANTLSQSTQNIEESLVHTNQTLMESFKESTQSIQEGFQSFNENLRDNLAKTTEEIGTSVSNLIEQNQTQSQNLKNLMAENVKEFNQSLITMQKESQNHNTEIQSQMRSSFGESYKNALESLSAYLRNTTSAYQTQLTTLAQNTQKTNLETYQKLGGELQTHLRTIAQGFESNAQKVLASSENLANQLLKTNNAQLESHTKEVIASFNLLDKNVKNALESMAKNYLASLEILTKQSIETPRNASVELLNEFNKLQRNLSEALEKTYLSLESNRKEIDTILKIIESNIATSLHQTSSLNENLCKSLGDLDGALSNITLGFRQDYEWFLRRIRELMGARG; the protein is encoded by the coding sequence ATGGAGAATCTAATCATCAATGTAATTTTTACCGCATTTATGTTTGGGCTTGCATTTTGGGATTATCTAAGCTATGGCAAGCAAAAGCATCGTGATTTTAAATCTATTATTATGAGTGCGGGGGTTTTAGGAACATTTGTGGGGATTTTTGTCGGTTTGCAGGATTTTGATGTAAGCAATGTAGAAAATTCTGTTCCTTCGTTGCTTGCGGGGCTAAAAACCGCATTTTATACTTCTATCTTGGGTATGGCATTGGCGATTCTGCTTTCTATTTTACAAAAAAGCAAGGCGGTTAAGACAGACTTTGAGAATATGCTAGATTATTTTTCTTTGCAAGCAGGAAAGTTAGATAAGTTAGAAAAATTAGAATCTTTGGATAAATTACAAGAAATTGTTGCCCAAAATCAAACCCAAATAGAATCTCAAAATGCTTATTATAGGCAACAGGTAAATAATTTTAAGGTTTTAGAGGATAATTTTGTTAAAACCAATGCCGCACTAAAAGAGGCTATGCATCATCTTGCGCAAGGGGCTTCCAAAGAATTAATTGCTGCATTAGAGGGGGTGATTAAGGATTTTAATCAACGCATTACAGATCAATTTGGAGATAATTTTAAAGAATTAAATAGTGCGGTGGCACAAATGATTTTGTGGCAAAACAATTATAAAGATTCTATTGTGGGGCTAGATTCAAGCCTTAAAAGCACTTTGAAACTCTTTGAATCCACCAAAGAATCTTTAGAATCCATTGCGCAACGCAATGCGGAAGTTTTGGAGGTTTATACCGCCTTAGCCCATAGCATTGAAGCTTCACGCATTGAAAACGAAAAACTTTCACATCTTTTGCAGGGTTTTGAAAAAATGCATGAGGACGCAAGTAGAGCACTTGTGAGTGTAGAGAATCTAAGTCAGAATCTGCAAAATACGCATACGCAAACCCTAGAATACACAAAGGAATCTTTAGAGGAAGTGCAAAGATTTTTCATCAAAAGCACACAAACACACCAAGAAAACACACAAAATCTGCTAGAAAATAGCTTCAAAGCATTAGAAGAAGATGCACAAGAGCAATCCAAAAACTTAAACACATTGCAAAATGCCTTTAACGCCTTTAATCAAGAATATTTGGAGCAAAATAAAGAGCATTTAGGGGAAGCTTTGGAGGCTTTAAAGGCTAAATCTCAAGACTTTATGGAATCTTTAGTGGAGAGCGATTCTGCATTGAAGCATAAAAACTTAGAGATGATAACGCAGATTGAAGGAAGCGTCAAAGAACATCTAAACAGCGTCAAAGAAAACTTTGAAGAGGGTTTGGAAGCGCTAGGAAATGCACAAAAAGAGTCTTTGTTGCTTGTAGAGGAGCAGAGTAAGCGAAGCGATGAAGTCTTGTTGCGCCATTCGAAAGAAATGGAAAGTGCATTAGAAAAAGCAAGCCATACTTTGCAAGAATTAGGCGAGCAAACGCAAAAAAATCTTACTAAAAGTTCCGATACATTAGAGCAGCATATTACAAATGCAGTGTTAAACTTTGATAAACTTTTGGGAAATACCACCAAAACCCTAGAGGAAAATTTCAAAGATTCCAAAGAAACTCTCACCACTCTTAGTAAGGAAATAGAAAATTCTATGCTGACGACTACGAAGTCTTTAGATTCTTTGCTAAACGATACAGCAAATACTCTAAGTCAAAGCACACAAAATATTGAGGAATCTTTGGTGCATACAAACCAAACCCTTATGGAATCGTTTAAAGAAAGCACGCAAAGCATACAAGAGGGATTCCAAAGTTTCAATGAAAATTTAAGAGATAATCTAGCGAAAACTACAGAGGAAATAGGGACAAGCGTAAGCAATCTGATAGAACAGAATCAAACACAAAGTCAGAATTTGAAAAATTTAATGGCAGAAAATGTGAAAGAGTTTAATCAGAGTTTAATCACTATGCAAAAGGAAAGCCAAAACCATAATACAGAGATTCAAAGTCAAATGCGCAGTAGCTTTGGCGAATCCTATAAAAACGCTTTGGAATCTCTAAGTGCCTATTTGAGAAACACAACCAGTGCTTATCAAACACAGCTAACAACATTGGCGCAAAATACTCAAAAAACAAACTTAGAGACTTATCAAAAACTAGGGGGAGAATTGCAAACGCATTTGAGAACGATTGCGCAAGGTTTTGAAAGCAATGCCCAAAAGGTCTTGGCAAGTTCTGAAAATCTAGCAAATCAGTTGCTTAAGACAAATAATGCGCAGCTAGAATCCCATACAAAAGAAGTAATAGCAAGCTTTAATCTGCTAGATAAAAATGTCAAAAATGCTTTAGAATCAATGGCAAAAAACTATCTTGCAAGTCTTGAGATTCTTACAAAGCAAAGCATAGAAACCCCAAGAAATGCGAGTGTGGAGTTATTAAACGAGTTTAATAAATTGCAAAGAAATCTAAGCGAAGCATTGGAAAAAACTTATCTTTCGTTAGAAAGCAATCGGAAAGAAATTGATACGATTTTAAAAATTATAGAATCCAATATTGCTACTTCTCTTCATCAAACTTCTAGTTTAAATGAAAATCTCTGTAAATCACTTGGAGATTTAGACGGAGCACTTTCAAATATTACTTTGGGATTCCGTCAAGACTATGAATGGTTTTTGCGTAGAATCCGCGAGTTAATGGGAGCTAGAGGCTAA
- the fliD gene encoding flagellar filament capping protein FliD gives MAVGQMGVLGIASNLSWDTLNQLKDNEIKNQVNPITKKIEANMEKQTELTSLLTMMTSLNTNFKNLSDFSTYLKRSASVEGNGVKATAGEGLAIQDIKINVKQLAQNDVNQVGLKFASRDSVFSSENTTLSFYHNGTNYDIEIKAGMSVSEVGQAITDKTNGAVMGIIMKTGGDEPYQLMIQGKDSGAQNKIYFGSTLESAAMPGGQLTGGTFEIEIGGQTINIDLANDVETKIGNTAENNAKALLKAINEKIENDPSLTDIKDKLKSGEITIGLNSTGKGLLFNDSKGGEINVNITDAKVKVVEGGSEVDTDLGFVKTSVGASSTDLITSSAVSSSALSGIITINGEKIDLSGINNGSGAGNAQAVADKINATANLNGKVSAEVKNGKLVINSLDGNSVRIGAEGANSEEQTKVLNSVGLQMGSYATSQGFLEKMDITNIQKAQNAQFTYNGIEIERDKNSVDDVVSGLSLELTAITEANKEVVVRISRDDSGIAEEMEKFVENYNTMYNKIQELMRYDEDTEVAGVFNGNSDIRQIIRQFNSIITSNDINGDNLVKFGIYFNDDGTLKMDKEKFNSAFKEDPDKAVAFFRSTTSVSRGVSTEVDGVFTKLRNTMDKLITGSNSTLKLLETSLVDEQKTLNEDKTKTQESIDSRYETMASRWSAYDQLIAKTQQQSLAVQNMINSLNSSN, from the coding sequence ATGGCAGTAGGACAAATGGGAGTATTAGGGATTGCGAGTAACCTAAGCTGGGATACACTCAACCAACTAAAAGACAATGAGATTAAAAACCAAGTTAACCCTATAACCAAAAAAATTGAAGCTAATATGGAGAAGCAAACTGAACTTACTTCACTTTTAACTATGATGACTTCTTTGAATACAAACTTCAAGAATTTATCAGACTTTAGCACCTATCTAAAACGTTCTGCTTCCGTTGAAGGTAATGGTGTAAAAGCGACAGCAGGAGAAGGTTTAGCGATTCAAGATATTAAAATCAATGTCAAACAACTTGCACAAAATGATGTCAATCAAGTAGGGTTGAAATTTGCTTCAAGAGATAGCGTTTTTAGTTCAGAAAACACAACTCTTAGCTTTTATCATAATGGCACAAATTATGATATTGAAATCAAAGCAGGTATGAGTGTATCAGAAGTTGGACAAGCTATCACAGATAAAACCAATGGTGCTGTAATGGGTATCATTATGAAAACAGGTGGAGACGAACCCTACCAATTAATGATTCAAGGCAAAGATTCTGGAGCGCAAAACAAAATCTATTTTGGAAGCACATTAGAAAGTGCAGCAATGCCCGGAGGACAGCTCACAGGCGGAACATTTGAAATTGAGATTGGCGGTCAAACAATTAACATTGATTTAGCAAATGATGTCGAAACAAAGATTGGAAACACTGCTGAAAACAATGCCAAAGCACTTTTAAAAGCAATTAATGAAAAAATTGAAAACGACCCTAGTCTAACCGATATCAAAGATAAACTTAAAAGTGGTGAAATCACCATAGGTTTAAATAGCACGGGCAAAGGCTTATTGTTTAACGATTCTAAAGGCGGAGAGATTAATGTCAATATCACTGACGCCAAAGTGAAAGTCGTTGAGGGTGGAAGTGAAGTTGATACAGATTTGGGATTCGTCAAAACCTCTGTTGGTGCTTCAAGCACAGATTTAATCACAAGTTCAGCTGTGAGCAGTAGCGCATTAAGTGGAATAATCACAATTAATGGTGAAAAAATTGACTTAAGTGGTATTAACAATGGTTCGGGTGCAGGAAATGCGCAAGCAGTAGCTGATAAAATTAACGCAACTGCAAATTTAAATGGCAAAGTCTCCGCAGAAGTTAAAAATGGAAAATTGGTCATTAATAGCTTAGATGGCAATAGCGTAAGAATTGGCGCGGAAGGAGCAAACTCTGAAGAACAAACCAAAGTCTTAAATTCCGTAGGCTTGCAAATGGGTAGTTATGCAACAAGTCAGGGCTTTTTAGAAAAAATGGATATTACTAATATCCAAAAGGCACAAAATGCACAATTCACTTATAATGGGATTGAAATTGAACGCGATAAAAATAGCGTTGATGATGTTGTTTCAGGACTTTCCTTAGAGCTCACAGCCATTACAGAAGCAAACAAAGAGGTCGTTGTGCGCATTTCTCGTGATGATTCTGGAATTGCGGAAGAAATGGAAAAATTTGTAGAAAATTACAATACTATGTATAACAAAATTCAAGAATTAATGCGATACGATGAAGATACAGAAGTCGCGGGCGTCTTTAATGGAAATAGTGATATTAGACAGATTATTAGACAATTTAACTCTATCATTACCTCTAATGACATCAATGGGGATAATCTCGTCAAATTTGGAATCTACTTCAACGATGATGGCACACTCAAAATGGATAAAGAGAAATTTAATTCTGCATTTAAAGAAGACCCAGACAAAGCAGTCGCATTCTTTAGAAGCACCACAAGTGTTTCACGCGGTGTCAGCACTGAAGTAGATGGAGTTTTTACCAAGCTTCGTAATACAATGGACAAGTTAATTACAGGTAGTAATTCTACATTGAAACTCTTAGAAACCTCTTTGGTAGATGAGCAAAAAACTCTCAACGAAGACAAAACTAAAACTCAAGAATCCATTGACTCTCGTTATGAGACTATGGCAAGTAGATGGTCTGCTTATGACCAACTTATCGCTAAAACACAGCAACAATCACTAGCGGTTCAGAATATGATTAACTCGTTGAATTCTTCAAATTAG